TTTTTCAGGCGTCGTGAGGGGATGACGCCCTCGGCAGCTTACCCACCCCCATCCGCTGCGCCTTTTCATTACGGCTGCGGCAGTTCTTTTTCTCTCTCGATGCCTACCCTGAAAAGAGTTTCCATGCGCGAGATCGCCGACGCGGTCGGTGTCAGCGTGATGACCGTCTCACTCGCTTTACGAGGGCAGCCTCATGTAGCTGCTGAAACGCGAGATCGTGTCTTGAAGATGGCCGATAAAATGGGCTACAGGCCTGATCCTGCTTTGTCGGCACTGGTCGCCTACCGAAGTGTGAAGGCAACGCCGAAGTTTCATGGCCTGATCACATACCTGAACTGCACGCCTTATCCCAATGTCGAGCACACAAACCAACTGCATACCGACTACTTCGAGGGAGCCTGTGAGCGTGCCCGGGAGTTGGGCTATCGGTTGGAGCCATTTTGGCTGAACGAGCCGGGTATGACATCGCGTCGTGCCAGTCAGATTCTCAGCTATAAGCAAGTCGCCGGTATATTGGTCGCTCCGGTGCATCGGCTGGACGTGTCGATTGATCTGGAGTGGGAGCGTTTTGTTAGCGTCTCGTATGGCTTCTCGCTTGCGCACCCGAAGCTCTCCGCCGTGAGCACGCACAACTTCCAGTGCATCTCGCTGGCGATGGAGAAGATCGTGGAGTATGGCTACAAACGGGTGGGCCTGGTCATTAATAAAAGCCAGGACAAGCGTAAGCTCGGTGCTTGGTCGGGTGCCTACCTGATGCAGCAGAGGAATTTGATCAAAGCGAAAGACCGCATCCCCATTCTCTCGATCGACGATGAAAATCTCGAACACTTCGAGAAATGGTATAAGCGCTATCGGCCGGACGCCGTGCTAGTCGGCTACACCTCCGTCATTGATGCGTTCGATAAGATGGGGCTACGTATCGGGGAAGATGTCGGTGTCGTGCTGGCCTATACGGGGACGACGCACTACGACCTGGCCCACGTGGACCATAACAACCGCATCGTCGGGCGGGAGGCGATGAATGTACTCTCCGGCTTCATCTATCATAACGAAAAGGGCCTCCCCTCTCATCCTGTGCAGACGCTGGTTGATGGCGAATGGAAGGACGGCTACTCCCTGCCAGACAAGCGGTAACTCTTCGATACTGTCGTGCGACGAAAAAGCCTACGCTCCAGCGTAGGCTTTTTGTGGAAACGAATGCACTGCCCCTATGGGTTCTTCGCTGTCGTGAAAGGCACAGCGGGTAGGCCTTCGCGGTTGTACAGATTTACCTCGGGGGCGGGAGCCCAGCCATAGCGGACGGCCGCCGGGGTCGCGACTGCATCACTACTGACGACGACGCACTCACCCTCGATCATGGCCTGCGCCGGATGGAACTCCCCATCAGCCCCGGCGATCTCAAAGCCGGTCAGGTGGTCGAGTGCCGATGCGGGTTGCTCACCGGGCTTACGAGGCGGGTTACTGTCAATCATCAGCCCGCTACCGGTCTGGGTGTAGTGAATACGTGCCCGGTTGCCCTCGATATCGAGAGAGGCAAACATCGGCCCGGCATAGACGATATCCTTTCCGTATGCGAGAGCCTGGGCGGCCAGTGCCAGCCGCTTTGCCACCGTGCGCTTGTTACGCGGGTGAATGTTGCCGGCGTTGCCGACATCGATGGCGAGTGCCATCGCGGTGTTGGGGACTGAGAGCGTGGCCGTCTGCTGGTCGCGGAGGTCGGGCAGTGTGGGCGGTTGTTTGTAGGCGGCCAGCTGGACGTAGAGGAAGGGGAACTCACCCTCGCCCCACTGCTGTCGCCAGTCCTCGATCAGAGTGCTAAAAAGAGCCTGATAGTCACCAGGGCTTTTTGCGTTGGCCTCGCCCTGATACCAGAGCACACCCTTGATCCCGTAGGGAATGAGCGGGGCGATCATGCCGTTGTAGAGGGAGGAGGGGACGCGCTTGCTGAGCGGTGGAAGGGGCTTCCACGGTGCCTTGCGGTTCGCGGGTTTGCGACCGGCGGCCTTGGCCTCGGCGACTTCCTTTTCCCAAGCGTCGTATTTGACCTGCCAGGCCGGTAGGAATTCCTCGTCGTAGCGCTTTTGCCGCGCATCGAAGTTATTGACCACGTTTTGGTAGGCATCTGCGTAGGTCTTGAGGGTCGGATTTGCCTCAAGCGCGCCCAGACGGATCCATGCCTGTGCATGGGTGCCGCCCCAGTTGCTGCCGATCAGGCCAATGGGGATACCCTCGCTTTGCTGGATATCGCGCGCGAAAAAATAGCCGATAGCAGAAAAGTCTTTCACGACCTCAGGGCTGCACCTGCTCCAGCTGACGGGAACTTCCGAGACGGGCTTAAACTGCGCGTTGCGGGGAATGTCGATCAGGCGGATAAGCGGGTTGTTGGCGGTGGGGATCGCTTCGTTCGCGCTGTACGACCATTCCACGTCGAACTCCATGTTTGACTGTCCCGAGCACACCCAGACATCCCCGACCAGCACGTCAGTAAACGTCAGCTCATTGCCTTCTCCGCTGACGCGTAGCTGCTGCGGCGTGGTAGAGGCAGAGAGCGGTTGCAGGCGGACGATCCATTTCCCGTCTTCTGCAGCGGTGGTTTCGGCGATTTGCCCGGCGATGGCGACGGTGACTTTCTCGCCCGGATCAGCCTCTCCCCACACGGGCAGAGGTATCTCGCGCTGCAGGACCATGTGATCCGAGAATAGGGTCGGTAGGCTAACGGTCGCGTCGAGCGTGACTGCGCCTAAGCATAGCAATGCGGCCGCGAGGCCAGACGATAGGGGAGACGATGGGTATTTCATGTTTATTTAAGGGGGTGAAAATGGTGATATCCGGTCGCGTGGTAGACGGTAAGGTTCGGGCGATAACTCACGCAAGTGGGCGAAGTTTGGACTGCTCCTTAGTGATATTTCCGCTTTGGTAATCCACCAGTAGCCAAGGGTCTTGTGTTTGTTGGCGAAGCTCGAGCAGCCGCTCACGGTATTTCCGGGTGAGTTCCTGATGCCCGGTTTGATCGGCAAGGTTATGCAGCTCAAGCGGATCGTTATCCAGATCGTAGAGCCCCTCCGGGGGGTGATGCAGAATACGCTCTGGCGGACGGCCACCGTGGTCGCCGGACTGTTGACAAGCAGACCATGTGGGTGACTCAAAAATATCGCTGGCCAAGGGCATGGACATCTCGTGGGCCAGACACTGGACATACTTGTAGCGGTCGGTCCGGAGCACACGGTACGGGAAGTAGTTGGTGATCTCGTGGACGCTGTGTGAGTAGTAAGTCTCCTCGCGCCAGGGGCCGTCGGGGGTTGTCAGTAGGGGGAGCAGGCTCTCGCCGGTCAGCTCTTTAGGCCAGCGCTCGGTGGGGATATCGAGTGCCTCTAAAATCGTGGGCATAATGTCCGTCCAGTTGACAAGAGCGCGGGTGGACTGACCGGCCCCGACGCCGCCGGGATGGGCAATGATCAACGGGCAGTTGTGCCCTGCTTCAAAGGGGCTGGCCTTGGCGCCGGGGAAGGGCATGCCGTGGTCGGACATGAGCAGTACCAGCGTTTCGTCCGCCCGTCCGCTATCCTCAAGTCGTTGCAGGGTCGAGCCGACGAACTCGTCGAAGCGTGTGATCTCTGTGTAGTACGCGGCCAGATCCTGGCGCACCTGTGGGAGGTCGGGAAGCCAGGCGGGGACGATGACGTCCTCGGGCCGGTACTGGTCGTCGAGATCACCAAAAGTTTCCGGGTCGGGAGCGGCCTTGAACGTGCCCCCGGAGCGGTGCGGGTACTGGGCGGCAGCGTGCAGGTAAAAGGGCTCATCGCCGATTGATGCCAAGCACTCGGAGATAGCCTTTCGAAGGCGTGGAGCGCTGTTGGGGGCCAGCACCATGTAAGGATCAAACGGATACACGCTCTCCGGCGCGATGTGAGACTTTCCGGCCAGTGCGGCTTGGATGCCGCTTTCGCGTAGAATGGTCGGTAGACTGCGGACATGCTCGTGCGTGCGGAATCCATGGCGGTCGTGGCAATGGCCGTATTGCCCGTGCTGGTGGCTATACAGCCCGGTCAGGATGTTGGCGCGGCTGGCCGCACAGGACGGGGTGGTGCAAAAAGCCCGGTCGAAGCGCATCCCCCGGGCGGCCAGTCGGTCGATGTTGGGGGTACGGATAACCGGGTTGCCGTAGCAGCCGGCGATCGGGGACCAGTCATCCGCGATCATGAGTAGGACACCTTTGATGGGGTTTGGTTGGGGCATTGGAATGGCGAGGGTGGTTACAGCGACAGCTGCGTGTTCGTCTGTGGGATAGAGCTGTCTTTTCAGATAGCGTTTATGCCGTAGATGGCATGCTGGTTATATTGACTCTTCGATTAGAAAAGCGGCGAGTCAGGGCGTGCTTTAACTATAAATATTCTAGCCCGATCCTATGCCTGTGAACCTGATTTACATTGGTCTGTTAGGGGGAGGGGGATGCATTTTACAGTTACAAGGCGAGGAGAGTGGTCAGCCTGAATTTCTCCCTCGCTAATAGTGGCCACGTTGGCGAAAACCATTTCGTTTTCATCCGTAGTAGAATCTCAACCCTGTTTCCCCATGAAGCCGAATATCCTGCTCCTTCACAGCCATGATCTTGGCGACCTTATCGGTTGCTACCCGGGTAACTCCTCGGTCACGCCGCACCTGGATAAACTCGCTGCCGAGGGTGTCGTCTTTGAGCAGCATTTCGCGGCAGCCCCCACGTGCAGCCCGAGTCGTGGTGCAAACCTGACCGGGTTGGCCCCCACCCGTAACGGCCTCATCGCACTAGCCACTGATGGCATCTGGGAGGTCAACCGTGACGTCAAACTGCTGCCTGAAATGATGCAGGAGGCCGGGTATAAGACCGGTAACTTCGGAGCGTGGCACATCACCGGTGACGAAACGCACCGTGGCTTTGACAAGTTTTCCGGTGAGTTCCCGGACAGCGAGATTGTCGATAATGCTTTGGCGTGGATGGAGGAGGTCGAGGGTGATCAACCGTTCTTCTGCACCGTGGGTCTGATCGCTCCTCATCGCCCTTTCACGGATAATTGGCGCGACTTGCAGGATCCGGACGATGTGGTCGTACCTCCCTACCTGAAAGATACGCCCGTCGTGCGAGAGGAGATGCGCCGCTTTTACGGGGACACCAGTATGGCCGATGAGCAACATGGCCGCTTGATCGACTTCATCAAGCAAAAGGGACTGGATGAAAACACGATTATCATCTTCACCGTGGATCACGGGATCGGCATGCCACGCGCCAAAGGCTCCCTCTATGATCCCGGCTTGAAAATCCCACTCATCGTCCGCTGGAAGGGACAGGTCGAGGGTGGTCGCCGCTTTGGCGGATTAACTTGTAACACGGACCTCGTGCCGACGATCATGGAGGCCATCGGGGAGAGTCGGATCGTGCCCGAGGGGATCGACGGAAAAAGTCTCTGGTCTTTCGTTAGCGAGGGAAAGGATGTCGGGCACAAGTATGTATTTGCTGAGCAGACCTGGCACGATTTCTACGAGCCTATTCGTTCTATCCGTACCGCTTCGTACAAACTTATCTGGAACTTCGAGCCCGGCCCCGGCTTGCAGTTGCCGCCCGACACCCTCTACTCCTCTACAACCGGTGAAATGCGCCAAATGCTTCGTGACTTCGAGCGCCCTGAGTTCGAGCTGTACGATCTGGATGCTGATCCAGACGAGCAGGTAAATCTAGCAGGGCGTGTCAAGTACAGCGAGATCGAGAAAGAGCTGAAGGCGACGTTGCTAGCCCGACTGGAGGAGATCGAAGATCCGATCCTGAAGGGGCCCATTCCGAGTGTGCCCGGCTACTTCGAGCACTTCCTGTATCACTTTAACTGCGGAGGGCTACCTCTGGAACCAGGACGTGAAAACTGGCTCCCGATCAAGTGGCCTTTTGGCAGAACCGCCCGCTATCGAAAAGTAAGCCCGGATAAGGGCGTGCAGTAGCCGTAGAGGGCGGCGTTTCAGTGCTCAGTTGTGCTTAATAAAAGAGCCCCGTCGAAAGGCGGGGCTTCTTTGTTGCGATGATCGGACATAAAAAGGCCCGGTAGGTGCTATTCCGACCGGGCCTGATACTGCGTGTAGCTTAGAGAAAGTCGCACTTGAGCAGATCACTCACCTTGACCGGCTGGCCGGTGGCGAATGACCGGTTAGCGGCTATGCCAGTCAGGATGGAAAGTGCTCCGTCAACATGGGTGGCACTTCGCCCAAGGGCATCTGTGACCGGTTTGTCGCTGAACAGCGCATTAAGCAGAAGGGGGTCGCCGCCACCGTGGCCACCTTCGCCGTGCGGGACTTCTACCTCGTAGGGCTTCTCCCAGTGCGGAAGCACTTTAAGCTGTCGGGATTGTGTGACGCCATCGGTGATGTGACCACTGCCCGCGCTGATGTATGAGCGTTCCATCTCGTCCAGTTCGATGCGGCCGCGGGTACCGTTAAAGGCGATGCGGTATCCTTCCCAGGGGGAGTAGGCGTGAAGAGAGTAGCTCATTTGGGCACCGTTGCGGTACTTGACGAGAACGTTCATGGTGTCCTCAATGCTGATGCCGTCACCAAAAACATTCAGGTCGCGTACGTATCCATCAATGTGTTCAGACTTCCAGTACAGATTGTTGAGCTTTTCATTTTCGCGCATATCCAGGCCGAAGGGGTCGTCCCTGGCGGCAGGATTGTCGGTCGAGCGCAGGTAGGGGTAGTAGTTACCCTGAGCCATGCCGTTAATCTTCCCGTAAAAGCCGAGTGATCCGAGCCCGAATACCGTTTCCGGGACGGAGTCCAGCCACCAGTTGACGAGGTCAAAGTGGTGAGTGGCCTTATGGACCATGAGCCCGCCCGAGTTGCGCTTGTCGCGGTGCCAGCGGCGGAAATAGTCCGCCCCGTGGGTCGTGTCGAGCAGCCACTCGAAGTGTACTGAACGCACCTGACCGATCGCCCCTTCCAGTATCAGTTCCTTGACCTTGCTGCGGGAGGGTGCGTAGCGGTAGTTAAAGCTGACACGGACTTCTTTTCCAGTCTCCTTGACGGTATCGATGATCTGCTGACACTTGACTTCATCGATCGTCATGGGCTTTTCTGTGATGACATCACAGCCAGCTTTGAGAGCCCGGATAATGTATTCATGGTGAGAGAAATCAGCCGAGGTGACGATCATGACATCGGGTTTTTCTCGCTCGATCATCAGGTCGAAGTCCCGGACATGATAGGTTGGGAGTGGCTCCAGTCCGTATTTTTCCTTGTAGATCTTATTGTGATAAGCACTGCGGAGTTCATTGGTGTCACACAGGGCAACGAGATCGTACTTCTCCTTGTAAGTCGTTAGAATTGCTTCTGTGAACATGAAGGCTCGGCTTCCGCTTCCGACAACTGCGTATCTGCGTTTTTCTTTCGATGTTATGTTCATTGTGGAGTCATGATAACATTTTCATGGATGCCTCCGTAAATAGCCCTTTCGATCCTTATGTTGACATTTTCGATCATCATGATGGTCTTTGGGGGTGCTCTGTTATGTGAACGAGGGGGAACGTGATTACGCTGATAGTCCGGTGAACCTCTCCCGGCGACCCTATTGGTCTTTTCAGGCAGTCCTGACAGGTCGTATCGCTATGGTTCGTGAAAATCAGACACCCGTACTGTGCTCGCGCAGACTGTGGTTATGTCCCCCTCGCGATCCGCATGGGTGGACAGGTGAGCCTGGTCGAACGGCGGAGATTGTGGTCTTTCATTTTATGACGCTCCCTGAGCCTTTGCTCCGGCGGATACCCACAGGAGGAAGACTGGAAATAGCGCTTCAGCCCGGCATGAGTAAGCGACTTCGTGAGCTGGCGCGCTCGGCGAGAGCTTCCTGGTATAATCCGCAGCCCGATATGCTCCTGCGTTACGAACATACTTTGCTGGAGTTAAGTCTGCTGGTCATGGAGGCGGCCTTTACTCACGAGGTGAAGGATGTAAACCGCGAGCACGAGCGTGTGCGTACTGCGATCAAGTGCTTTACCGAGCGTATCGGTGATAATCCCAGTCTGGAGCAGATTGCCCGCGAGGTCGGTAGCTCCGCCCCCCACCTGCGGCGGTTGTTTCATCGGGTGATGGGAACATCCCCTAAGCGGGCCTTTGACCAGATTCGTTTCCAGCGCGCGTTTCAGCTCATGGCCGAGCCTGAAACAAAGCTGAGCGAGGTTGGAGAGAGCTGTGGCTTCGAGAGTCCGAGTGCGTTTTCCCGTGCCTTTAAGAACAAATTCGGGTGTTCCCCTGATCGGTGGCGCAACGGAGTAAGATAGGGCGCTGAGGGATGCTTGGGGGCCTCCGTTTTTAGGGTTTTTATAGTTATAATGGCGGTTCTTTTGACCGTAGGTGGCCTTGGACTACGATGATGTCTGTATATACAAACCCTAACCCATATCCTAACCCCAAGTATCTACGTAGCATGAATTACCTCGTTAAGACCCTTACCTCTACTGTTTGCCTCCTGGCCACTTGTGCCTTGGCTCAGGCAGACGTGATATTCACCGACGATTTCACCGAGTATACCGCTGGTGAGCTGATTCCCACGGGCGGAGATAACCTCTGGTCGGGCACCTTGCCTGTGGGTGAGTTGACCTTTACTGCCGAGGATGACACTGAGCACTATTTTTCTGCCGGTAGCAATAAGTACGCAGTCATGTCAGTGGCTACCACCGTCGACAATGCGAATGTCTTAGTGACCACGGGGATTTTCGACACCACATATACCGGTCAGATGACATTCTCTTTCTACGATCCCTCATCAGCTACTCACGATGGTACCGGGTGGCTGTTGCGTCTGGGCGCGAGTGCGGGTAATGGTTCCTCAGCTTTTGGTGTCTATATCAAGAATGGGACCCTTATCCTGGCTGCAGGCTCGAGCTTAAATGCCTCAGGAGGCACGATTTCCACTTACACAATGGATACAGCACACGAGCTCAGCATTGTGTTTAACAACTCGAACTCCTCTCTCACCTATGCCGGTGGCACTGTTGCCTCCGGGACGATGGATATTTATCTCGACGGTGAGCGGATCGGGGATGACCTGGCCGGTTCCGGTGGCGCTGGTGTTGATAGCGTTATCTCGAATTTCAACTTCACTGCCAAGACGTGGAACTCGACCTTCGAAAGCACCTTGTATGTGGACGACTTTAATGTCGATACCTCGATCTCGATCCCTGAGCCCAGCTCCTCCGGCCTGATCTTTGGCGGTTTTCTCGGTTTGGCTTGGCTGCTGCGCCGCTTTAAGGGCCATAAGAAGGGTTGATTGCTCGTCCTCGCCTCATCGGTAGGGGGAGGCGAAGCGTCTAAATCGGTTAGGGCACACTGGGGATTTCGTTCCCCTTTGTGTGTAGGGATGCCATGTCTTTAAGTCTCTGAGGTTTTTAATAAATACGTAACTAGAGGTATTCAAAATGATAGAATTTCATAACCTGAAAAAGTGGGCCAGGGGCCTGTGTTTGCCTGCGGCAGTCATCTTTACTCCTATAGGCCAGGGCTACGCGCAAATGATCTTCGAGGAAGATTTCGAGAGCGCAGAGCTAGATCTGACCAAGTGGAAGTACCATCTGGACGGTAATACTGCTCTGGTGGATATTGTGGATACGACTGCTCGTAGTGGCAGCCGCTCAGCCCATATGAAGACCGTCGCCGCCAACGGTGATCGCCGTGCCGAGATCGTACCAAAGTTCCCTCGCTTTGTCTGGGGAGAGGAGTACTGGGTCGGTTTTAGCCTGATGGTGCATACTCCCGTGGAAAAAGCAGGCGCAGTCCACCAACACCATTCGGTCCCTAATAACAACAACTGGGACTGTGGAGCGGGGCCCAACTCATTTACGATTCAGGCCAGAGATGATGTAGACCTGCTGATGAGAACTGCGACTAACCCTGAGTACATCGAGGCTGTTCCGAAGTCGAATTCAGCACTCGGAAACTCTGTGCCGACGCCTGTGGCCTACCTGCCGGATGAGTGGACCGATATCGTTTACCATTTCAGATATGCACCGGATGAAACCGGATTTTTCCAGATATGGGTGGATGGCGAGATGGTGCTCGATCACCAGGGGCCCACCGTCTACCGCATAGACTACTGCGGTAAGCCGAAGGTGCAGGAACAGTACATGAAGATCGGACTCTATCCGGCCGCCAAAGGTGGGGATGGGGAAATCTATTACGACGAGCTTCGAGTTGCTGGTGCCTTGTCGTCGTATGCCGATGTCGCCCCACGCTGATTGGAGCCGTTTTGTGGCGTAGCTAATTGTGGCCTTGGCTAATCGCACAAAGGTATAGCTGCTCGGGCGGCTTGCCTTTGTCGAACATCGGACCCTGTGTGCGGGACGGTGTCGCAATGGGGGAACCGGCGGCATCCTCGAATCGACCAGAGTCTACTCAACCGGCTTGCTCCTCAGCTTGGCGACCGTTTCCAGCTGTGCCCGCTGACAGCGTTGCGGTGGCAGACCTTTGAGGATCTGCTCAATGTCATCAACGACCCGCTCACCCATCCAGGGCCAGACCTCTGGGATATTGCCAGCGCGGTGGGCCTGCAGAAGGGTGTTGGGGGTCCGCCGGGCCCGGTGATCCTTCGGGATGGGCTCATCCGGCCACACATCGATACCCACGCGCAGGTGGCCTGACTCCGCCGCATCCAGAAGCTCATCGAAATTCACGACACCAGCACGGCTCATCAGAAGCAGCAGGCTGCCTTTGCTCATCTTATCGAAGTAGGTGCGCCCTATGCCGCCGGCATTCTCGGTCGTGACCGCCCCGGTCAGGAAGACGGCAGCGGACTGCTCGAAGCATTCCTCCAGCGTCGCTGGGACCATCCCGAGCTCACGCAGGACGCTGGGGTGGATCCAGGGGTCGTGCGCGAGGATCTTACCCCCGAACGGCTTGAGCAGGGGGAGCAGGGAGCGGCCGACATTCCCACAGCCGACGATGGCGGTCGTGCGCCCCGTGAGGAGGATGGAGTCCTGGTTGTCACCCTCTCCGTAGAGGGTCTCGGTACCCGCGCGAATGGCCGCATCCGCCTCATGGACGCGACGAGCCAGCGACAGAGCCATGCCGAGGGCCATTTCCGCCACCGGTAAGGAAAAGACCGGAGCGGTCGAAAGGACAGGGATGCCGCGTCGGTGGCATTCCTCGTAATCAATGTTGGGCAGAAAGTTGCTTTCCACATTGAACACCGCCTTGAGGTTCGGAGCCCGATCCAGGCGCTCTTTCGGGAGGGCGGGCTGGCCGATCAGAATCGTCGTCTCCGGCAGATACTTATCAATGTACTCGTCCGGTGCTGGCGTCCCCTCGTGCCAGATCACCTGGCCCAGACCGTTGAGGCGTGCTTTTTCCGCTTCACTGAAAAGCAGATCAATCGGGCGAGGGTGGGGGTCAAAAAGGATAAGTGGTTGTTCGGACATGGGCTAGGGTTTTGGTGAAACTTGGTTGGCCTGAGTTGGCTTTGTTTGATGAATGACTGAGGGCGTCGCGTTGGCACCTCAGAGGGAGGAAGGGCTTTTCATGCCCCTGAGAGCCGGAGTCGCCAGAGGCCTCGCGTCAAGTTAGCCCAAAATTATATACTTTTTTAATTGATGATTCATCGGTGTTTATTGACTAATGTATATCTTAAATTGATCAGGCCGTGCTGATACTAAAATGGAGAGCGAAGACTGGACAGTTCGGACAGATCGTGAAGGTCTCGTGCGAGCGAGGCTCGCCTCTGGAGGAGCATAGCCACGAGTATCCAGAGATTTTCTGGATCGAAGAGGGGCCCTGCCTGCATCGTATCAACGACACACAAGAGCGACTGGAGGCTGGAGATCTGGTCTTTATCCGGGCCCATGATCGGCACCAGTTTGTTTCGCTTGGGCGGCAGCGGTTCACCATGACGAATCTGGAGTGCCACCCGCAACTGGTTGCCGACATCCAGCAGCGCCATCCGCAACCGTTTGCGGAATGGTTTGAGCTCAGGCGGAATATGCCTCTGCGCCGCAGGCTGGATATCGGTGTGCTGCGGCAGCTCAAGCATATAGCCCTGGATTATGCCGCCCGCTCTGCCGATGCGCTTCATACGGAGGCATTCTTGTTGGATTTGGCCCGACTGTTGGAGGCGTCATCGCCATTAATCACGGAGCTGAAAAATTGTCCGGACTGGTTGCGCAGTGCGCTCCTTCGGGCAAAAGAGCGAGAGGTTTTCGTCGATGGGGTGGCGGGACTTGTTCGTGTGACGGGGCGCTCGGGTGAGCACGTGGCGCGCTCATGTCGCAAATACCTCGGGCAGGCCCCGACTCAAATTCTAGAATCTTACCGCATGGCCTATGCCGAGCGCTGCTTGCGGTTGACGACGGATCCGGTGACCGAGATTGCCTACGCCTGCGGCTATGCGACGACGACCCCGTTCTACCGGGCCTTCCGCCGCCATTATAAGCAGCCCCCGCTGGCTTATCGCCGTTGGCTGCGAGGAGGGTAGCACGAGCCAAGGACTTCCCTGGTGTCTTTCTGGAATGCCATATTCAGGGCGCAAGGTAGGCTGACTCTGGTGCTTCTGCTGTGTGAAGATATTATTTATCTAGCTTTTTTTTGTGTGATGTCCGTAGATTGTGAATTTTAATCAAATTGTCATTGATATGAGCGAACTTTCATCAATATCAAGCAACGCCGTTGGTAAGCCCAATTGGAGTTCAATGCTTCAATACTTGGCGAGATTACACCAGAACAGTACTTATGCGACGGACGGAGCTTTCCCTTATGACTGGGAAAGCATTGGAACGGGCTACTGCTGCGGTCTTGCCTTTGGGCATTGGGATATCATCCACGAAGTACTAGACCATATCCCAGAGAATCCGCAGTTTGCCTGTAAGCAGATTATCAACGATCTCTACCACCAGCGCTCTGATGGTTTTCTGCCCGGATCTATCTGGATTAAAGATGACGGTGCTGATTATTCGGATATTTTTGGCCATCCGCCTCTCTGGATTTATGCCGTCGATGAGTATTATAGGCGTTATGAATCTGGAGAATTTGTCATCGCTGTTCTGCCGAACCTCCTGCGCCAGATCAGCTGGTTTGAGAATAACCGAAAGGCTGACGACGGCGGCTATTTTTACTTGGATATCCTAACTCACGAATGGGAAAGTGGTATCGACGAAGGCGTCCGCTTTAAGCAGGTTCAACAAGGGAAAAAGGCCTGTATTGATGCGACCTCGCATGTATATGCGATGTACGAGAGTGCTGCCCGTTGGTTGAGCATTGCTGGGCAGAGTAATGACCAGTACGTCCAGAAAGCTCAAAGCCTCAAGGAGTTTATTGCCACTCAGTTATACTCCCATGAGAGTGGTTTTTTTCACGACATATGGTCGGTCAATGATGCCAAATACAGGGTGCGTTGCTTTGATGGGTTTTGGCCATTGATTTGCGGTGCCGCGACTCCAGAGCAGGCGACTGAGCTGATTGAAAATAATCTCTTAAACGAGGAAAGGTTCCTGTGTGAGCATCCCGTTCCAACCGTTGCTCTGTGTGAGCCGGACTTTGAGCATCGGATGTGGCGCGGCCCCTCATGGAACAGCATGAC
This genomic interval from Ruficoccus sp. ZRK36 contains the following:
- a CDS encoding AraC family transcriptional regulator is translated as MSKRLRELARSARASWYNPQPDMLLRYEHTLLELSLLVMEAAFTHEVKDVNREHERVRTAIKCFTERIGDNPSLEQIAREVGSSAPHLRRLFHRVMGTSPKRAFDQIRFQRAFQLMAEPETKLSEVGESCGFESPSAFSRAFKNKFGCSPDRWRNGVR
- a CDS encoding PEP-CTERM sorting domain-containing protein (PEP-CTERM proteins occur, often in large numbers, in the proteomes of bacteria that also encode an exosortase, a predicted intramembrane cysteine proteinase. The presence of a PEP-CTERM domain at a protein's C-terminus predicts cleavage within the sorting domain, followed by covalent anchoring to some some component of the (usually Gram-negative) cell surface. Many PEP-CTERM proteins exhibit an unusual sequence composition that includes large numbers of potential glycosylation sites. Expression of one such protein has been shown restore the ability of a bacterium to form floc, a type of biofilm.) encodes the protein MNYLVKTLTSTVCLLATCALAQADVIFTDDFTEYTAGELIPTGGDNLWSGTLPVGELTFTAEDDTEHYFSAGSNKYAVMSVATTVDNANVLVTTGIFDTTYTGQMTFSFYDPSSATHDGTGWLLRLGASAGNGSSAFGVYIKNGTLILAAGSSLNASGGTISTYTMDTAHELSIVFNNSNSSLTYAGGTVASGTMDIYLDGERIGDDLAGSGGAGVDSVISNFNFTAKTWNSTFESTLYVDDFNVDTSISIPEPSSSGLIFGGFLGLAWLLRRFKGHKKG
- a CDS encoding heparin lyase I family protein, producing MIEFHNLKKWARGLCLPAAVIFTPIGQGYAQMIFEEDFESAELDLTKWKYHLDGNTALVDIVDTTARSGSRSAHMKTVAANGDRRAEIVPKFPRFVWGEEYWVGFSLMVHTPVEKAGAVHQHHSVPNNNNWDCGAGPNSFTIQARDDVDLLMRTATNPEYIEAVPKSNSALGNSVPTPVAYLPDEWTDIVYHFRYAPDETGFFQIWVDGEMVLDHQGPTVYRIDYCGKPKVQEQYMKIGLYPAAKGGDGEIYYDELRVAGALSSYADVAPR
- a CDS encoding hydroxyacid dehydrogenase, which codes for MSEQPLILFDPHPRPIDLLFSEAEKARLNGLGQVIWHEGTPAPDEYIDKYLPETTILIGQPALPKERLDRAPNLKAVFNVESNFLPNIDYEECHRRGIPVLSTAPVFSLPVAEMALGMALSLARRVHEADAAIRAGTETLYGEGDNQDSILLTGRTTAIVGCGNVGRSLLPLLKPFGGKILAHDPWIHPSVLRELGMVPATLEECFEQSAAVFLTGAVTTENAGGIGRTYFDKMSKGSLLLLMSRAGVVNFDELLDAAESGHLRVGIDVWPDEPIPKDHRARRTPNTLLQAHRAGNIPEVWPWMGERVVDDIEQILKGLPPQRCQRAQLETVAKLRSKPVE
- a CDS encoding AraC family transcriptional regulator; this encodes MLILKWRAKTGQFGQIVKVSCERGSPLEEHSHEYPEIFWIEEGPCLHRINDTQERLEAGDLVFIRAHDRHQFVSLGRQRFTMTNLECHPQLVADIQQRHPQPFAEWFELRRNMPLRRRLDIGVLRQLKHIALDYAARSADALHTEAFLLDLARLLEASSPLITELKNCPDWLRSALLRAKEREVFVDGVAGLVRVTGRSGEHVARSCRKYLGQAPTQILESYRMAYAERCLRLTTDPVTEIAYACGYATTTPFYRAFRRHYKQPPLAYRRWLRGG